The following proteins are co-located in the Castor canadensis chromosome 5, mCasCan1.hap1v2, whole genome shotgun sequence genome:
- the Cd86 gene encoding T-lymphocyte activation antigen CD86 isoform X1, giving the protein MGTGDSCSTMGLKIVLLLTVFLLCDAASLKSKAYFNETAVLPCQFVNSKNLSLSELVVFWQDQETLVLYELYLGKDKFDNVASKYIGRTSFNQDNWTLQLHNVQIKERGLYQCFIHHKAPNGLIHVHQKSTELSVVANFSEPEIVLISNITGKSAINLTCSSKQGYPRPVKLYFCLSTENSTTKYDGDMNISQHNVTQLYDVSISSSIPFPDGESNVTIFCVLQIESMEAELFSQPLPIVPGNTLPVSNQGSYIAAVVLLAGVCAVAIFVSLCKKKKQQRQRQQQRGVSYNETAEEEESEEIEERVSKRRNEEAQCIDHSSEMLSDDKSTTDFN; this is encoded by the exons ATGGGCACTGGTGACAG ctgTAGCACCATGGGACTGAAAATCGTTCTCTTATTGACAGTCTTCCTGCTCTGTG atgctGCCTCCCTGAAGAGTAAGGCTTATTTTAACGAGACTGCAGTTCTGCCGTGCCAATTTGTAAACTCAAAAAACCTAAGCCTGAGTGAACTGGTAGTATTTTGGCAGGACCAGGAAACATTGGTTCTATATGAACTGTATTTAGGCAAAGACAAATTTGATAATGTTGCTTCTAAGTATATTGGCCGTACAAGTTTCAACCAGGACAACTGGACCCTGCAACTTCACAACGTTCAGATCAAGGAGAGGGGCTTGTATCAATGTTTCATCCATCACAAAGCACCCAACGGACTGATTCATGTCCACCAAAAGAGTACTGAGCTGTCAGTAGTTG CTAACTTCAGTGAACCTGAAATAGTGCTAATTTCTAATATAACAGGAAAGAGTGCCATAAATTTGACCTGCTCATCTAAACAAGGTTATCCAAGACCTGTGAAGCTGTATTTTTGTCTAAGCACTGAGAATTCAACTACCAAGTATGATGGTGACATGAACATATCTCAACATAATGTCACACAACTGTATGATGTTTCTATCAGCTCATCTATTCCATTCCCTGATGGTGAAAGCAATGTGACCATCTTTTGTGTCCTGCAAATTGAGTCAATGGAGGCAGAGCTTTTCTCCCAACCTTTGCCTATAG TTCCTGGAAACACTTTGCCTGTCTCAAACCAAGGAAGCTATATTGCAGCTGTAGTTCTTCTAGCCGGCGTATGTGCAGTGGCGATCTTTGTATCACTATGcaagaagaaaaagcagcagCGGCAGCGGCAGCAGCAGCGTGGTGTCTCTTATAATG AAActgcagaagaggaagagagtgaagagattgaggaaag AgtatctaaaagaagaaatgaagaagccCAGTGTATTGATCACAGTTCAGAGATGCTCTCAGATGACAAAAGTACTACAGATTTTAACTAA
- the Cd86 gene encoding T-lymphocyte activation antigen CD86 isoform X2: MDSRCCSTMGLKIVLLLTVFLLCDAASLKSKAYFNETAVLPCQFVNSKNLSLSELVVFWQDQETLVLYELYLGKDKFDNVASKYIGRTSFNQDNWTLQLHNVQIKERGLYQCFIHHKAPNGLIHVHQKSTELSVVANFSEPEIVLISNITGKSAINLTCSSKQGYPRPVKLYFCLSTENSTTKYDGDMNISQHNVTQLYDVSISSSIPFPDGESNVTIFCVLQIESMEAELFSQPLPIVPGNTLPVSNQGSYIAAVVLLAGVCAVAIFVSLCKKKKQQRQRQQQRGVSYNETAEEEESEEIEERVSKRRNEEAQCIDHSSEMLSDDKSTTDFN, translated from the exons ctgTAGCACCATGGGACTGAAAATCGTTCTCTTATTGACAGTCTTCCTGCTCTGTG atgctGCCTCCCTGAAGAGTAAGGCTTATTTTAACGAGACTGCAGTTCTGCCGTGCCAATTTGTAAACTCAAAAAACCTAAGCCTGAGTGAACTGGTAGTATTTTGGCAGGACCAGGAAACATTGGTTCTATATGAACTGTATTTAGGCAAAGACAAATTTGATAATGTTGCTTCTAAGTATATTGGCCGTACAAGTTTCAACCAGGACAACTGGACCCTGCAACTTCACAACGTTCAGATCAAGGAGAGGGGCTTGTATCAATGTTTCATCCATCACAAAGCACCCAACGGACTGATTCATGTCCACCAAAAGAGTACTGAGCTGTCAGTAGTTG CTAACTTCAGTGAACCTGAAATAGTGCTAATTTCTAATATAACAGGAAAGAGTGCCATAAATTTGACCTGCTCATCTAAACAAGGTTATCCAAGACCTGTGAAGCTGTATTTTTGTCTAAGCACTGAGAATTCAACTACCAAGTATGATGGTGACATGAACATATCTCAACATAATGTCACACAACTGTATGATGTTTCTATCAGCTCATCTATTCCATTCCCTGATGGTGAAAGCAATGTGACCATCTTTTGTGTCCTGCAAATTGAGTCAATGGAGGCAGAGCTTTTCTCCCAACCTTTGCCTATAG TTCCTGGAAACACTTTGCCTGTCTCAAACCAAGGAAGCTATATTGCAGCTGTAGTTCTTCTAGCCGGCGTATGTGCAGTGGCGATCTTTGTATCACTATGcaagaagaaaaagcagcagCGGCAGCGGCAGCAGCAGCGTGGTGTCTCTTATAATG AAActgcagaagaggaagagagtgaagagattgaggaaag AgtatctaaaagaagaaatgaagaagccCAGTGTATTGATCACAGTTCAGAGATGCTCTCAGATGACAAAAGTACTACAGATTTTAACTAA
- the Cd86 gene encoding T-lymphocyte activation antigen CD86 isoform X3, which produces MGLKIVLLLTVFLLCDAASLKSKAYFNETAVLPCQFVNSKNLSLSELVVFWQDQETLVLYELYLGKDKFDNVASKYIGRTSFNQDNWTLQLHNVQIKERGLYQCFIHHKAPNGLIHVHQKSTELSVVANFSEPEIVLISNITGKSAINLTCSSKQGYPRPVKLYFCLSTENSTTKYDGDMNISQHNVTQLYDVSISSSIPFPDGESNVTIFCVLQIESMEAELFSQPLPIVPGNTLPVSNQGSYIAAVVLLAGVCAVAIFVSLCKKKKQQRQRQQQRGVSYNETAEEEESEEIEERVSKRRNEEAQCIDHSSEMLSDDKSTTDFN; this is translated from the exons ATGGGACTGAAAATCGTTCTCTTATTGACAGTCTTCCTGCTCTGTG atgctGCCTCCCTGAAGAGTAAGGCTTATTTTAACGAGACTGCAGTTCTGCCGTGCCAATTTGTAAACTCAAAAAACCTAAGCCTGAGTGAACTGGTAGTATTTTGGCAGGACCAGGAAACATTGGTTCTATATGAACTGTATTTAGGCAAAGACAAATTTGATAATGTTGCTTCTAAGTATATTGGCCGTACAAGTTTCAACCAGGACAACTGGACCCTGCAACTTCACAACGTTCAGATCAAGGAGAGGGGCTTGTATCAATGTTTCATCCATCACAAAGCACCCAACGGACTGATTCATGTCCACCAAAAGAGTACTGAGCTGTCAGTAGTTG CTAACTTCAGTGAACCTGAAATAGTGCTAATTTCTAATATAACAGGAAAGAGTGCCATAAATTTGACCTGCTCATCTAAACAAGGTTATCCAAGACCTGTGAAGCTGTATTTTTGTCTAAGCACTGAGAATTCAACTACCAAGTATGATGGTGACATGAACATATCTCAACATAATGTCACACAACTGTATGATGTTTCTATCAGCTCATCTATTCCATTCCCTGATGGTGAAAGCAATGTGACCATCTTTTGTGTCCTGCAAATTGAGTCAATGGAGGCAGAGCTTTTCTCCCAACCTTTGCCTATAG TTCCTGGAAACACTTTGCCTGTCTCAAACCAAGGAAGCTATATTGCAGCTGTAGTTCTTCTAGCCGGCGTATGTGCAGTGGCGATCTTTGTATCACTATGcaagaagaaaaagcagcagCGGCAGCGGCAGCAGCAGCGTGGTGTCTCTTATAATG AAActgcagaagaggaagagagtgaagagattgaggaaag AgtatctaaaagaagaaatgaagaagccCAGTGTATTGATCACAGTTCAGAGATGCTCTCAGATGACAAAAGTACTACAGATTTTAACTAA